The genomic DNA GGGCTGTTTCACGGGAGGGAAGGCGCCATGAGCAGGACACGAGCATGGATCGTCGCCGCTGTCGCGCTGGCCGCGACCGCGGCCGGAGCCGGGCCGGCGGCCGCGCAGCAGGTCGTGGTGGTGTCGGGCCCGATCGGGGGCGTCTGGTACCCCGTCGCCAGCGGCATGGCCGAGATCCTCCAGAACAAGGTGGGGGTCACGGTGACGCAGCAGCCGGGCGGCGGCATCTCGAACGTGTTCAACGTGGCCGCGGGCAAGGCGCAGCTGGGCTTCACGACCGCTGACGCCGCCGGGGCCGCCTTCGCCGGGGCGGGGGACTTCAAGGGCAAGGCGACGCCGAACCTCAGGCTCGTCGGGGTGCTGTACGGCCAGCAGTACAACCTGGCCGTCTTCGCCGACAGCCCGATCAGGAAGGTCCAGGACCTCAAGGGCCGCGCCCTCGTGACGACGCCCCGCGGCTCGTCCACGGAGCTCATGACCCGGCGCGTGCTGGAGGCCCACGGGCTGAGCTACGAGGACCTCAAGAAGGTCAACTACGGGAGCAACACCGACGGCGTGAACATGATGAAGGACGGGCACGCCGAGGTGATGTCGCACCTCATCACGAACCCCGCGGCCTACCTCATGGATCTGGCCTCCGCCAAGCCGATCCGGCTGATCTCGCTCGACCCCGCGGCCGTCGACCGCCTGGTGAAGTTCCCCGGGTACACGCGGGCGACGATCAAGGCGGGGATCTACAAGGGCCAGGACCAGGAGGCGCTGACGCTCAACTCGCCCGTCATGCTCGTGACGCGGGCGGAAATGGCCGAGGACCTCGTCTACAAGCTCACCAAGGCGCTCTTCGAGAACCGCGCCCAGCTCGTGAACGTGCACAAGGTCATGGAGCACTTCGTTGCCCAGGACGCGGCCCGGGACCCCGTTGTCCCGGTCCATGCGGGTGCCCTGAAGTACTACAGAGAGGTGGGCGCTGTCCGATAAGCCGCCGCTCGGCGCGCGGCTCGACGAGGCCCGGGGCGTCCACGAGGCGGCCCGGCTCGAGACGCCGGCCTTCTCCCGGCCCGGCGGCTGGGCGGGGCAGGTCGTTCGCGCTCTCGCGGTGGCCTTCTCGCTGTACCAGCTCTACACCGCTGCTTTCGGAGCCTTCGAGCAGTCCATCCAGCGCTCGGTGCACCTGGCGTTCGGCCTGGCGCTGCTCGGGCTGACCTACCCGCTCCGGCGCCGGGGTGCCGGGACGGCGGGGGCCCCGCCGCTGGCGGACTGGGTGTT from Candidatus Rokuibacteriota bacterium includes the following:
- a CDS encoding TAXI family TRAP transporter solute-binding subunit, with protein sequence MSRTRAWIVAAVALAATAAGAGPAAAQQVVVVSGPIGGVWYPVASGMAEILQNKVGVTVTQQPGGGISNVFNVAAGKAQLGFTTADAAGAAFAGAGDFKGKATPNLRLVGVLYGQQYNLAVFADSPIRKVQDLKGRALVTTPRGSSTELMTRRVLEAHGLSYEDLKKVNYGSNTDGVNMMKDGHAEVMSHLITNPAAYLMDLASAKPIRLISLDPAAVDRLVKFPGYTRATIKAGIYKGQDQEALTLNSPVMLVTRAEMAEDLVYKLTKALFENRAQLVNVHKVMEHFVAQDAARDPVVPVHAGALKYYREVGAVR